A single window of Calditrichota bacterium DNA harbors:
- a CDS encoding DUF4160 domain-containing protein: MPEISRFYGIRIFMPVNDHEPPHIHARHGDDEARIDIEHISLIDGKMPKRLLRKVLEWTTLHQSELLSNWRLIREDKKPNQVDP; the protein is encoded by the coding sequence ATGCCTGAGATAAGCCGGTTTTACGGGATACGGATCTTTATGCCTGTCAACGATCATGAGCCTCCTCATATTCACGCAAGGCATGGCGATGATGAAGCGAGGATCGATATCGAGCATATCTCGCTGATCGATGGGAAGATGCCCAAGCGATTGTTAAGAAAAGTCCTCGAATGGACAACGTTACACCAAAGTGAACTGCTTTCAAATTGGAGACTCATTCGCGAAGATAAGAAACCCAATCAAGTTGATCCATAA